From the Cryptomeria japonica chromosome 2, Sugi_1.0, whole genome shotgun sequence genome, one window contains:
- the LOC131036867 gene encoding transcription factor MYB82-like, with protein MDQERKKERRMRPAKKCPWSREEDLLLLKHVQTYGEGGWSHLPQKAGLVGRSPQSCRFRWKNYLHPDIKHEAISAEEEDLIIRLHRLVGNRWSLIAGRVTGRTNNQIKNFWHNKMRKKHRASANNVQSETSSTHEESLVTHQVDCTPKDNTTIISDGFEFIDNFMENDSLNPMTEEMAFTGVPQIEPSYSELLETMEIFQGNGNSTVNPNHMWTM; from the exons ATggatcaagaaagaaagaaagaaagaagaatgcGCCCTGCAAAGAAGTGTCCATGGTCTCGTGAAGAAGATTTGCTTCTACTCAAACATGTTCAGACTTATGGCGAAGGAGGATGGTCTCATCTTCCACAGAAAGCAG GTTTAGTTGGAAGAAGTCCACAGAGCTGTAGATTCAGGTGGAAAAATTATCTGCATCCTGACATCAAGCATGAAGCCATTTCTGCTGAGGAGGAAGACCTTATCATTCGCCTCCACCGGCTTGTTGGAAATAG GTGGTCACTGATAGCTGGTAGAGTAACAGGAAGAACAAATAACCAGATAAAGAATTTCTGGCACAATAAAATGCGCAAAAAACACAGAGCTTCAGCCAATAATGTTCAATCTGAAACAAGCAGCACGCATGAAGAAAGTCTTGTAACTCATCAAGTTGATTGCACGCCCAAGGATAACACCACTATTATTAGTGATGGCTTTGAATTCATAGATAATTTCATGGAGAATGATTCATTGAATCCAATGACAGAAGAAATGGCTTTCACTGGGGTTCCCCAGATAGAACCTTCTTACTCTGAGTTGCTGGAAACAATGGAGATCTTCCAAGGCAATGGCAATTCTACTGTAAATCCTAACCATATGTGGACAATGTGA